From Coriobacteriia bacterium, a single genomic window includes:
- the dnaJ gene encoding molecular chaperone DnaJ, protein MPAGTQNYYELLGVEKTATPEEIKKAFRRKARELHPDVNSAPDAEDRFKEVNEAYDVLSDTGKREQYDRFGRVGGPAGGGPGGYQYADFGDLFGGGGLNMEDLFSAFFGGVRGGTTRLEGRDMAMQIVVTLVEAATGVEKEVVLDRLASCDVCGGSGSADDSGVTTCPDCGGMGQRREQRKTFLGTMQTVVPCERCGATGHVVENPCEECQGSGRVPDRQHVMVNVPAGIRDGQQIRLRGMGEAGIRGAAAGDLLIGVRVAEDEYLHRDGDDLHCRASVTIAQAALGVDLAVHGILEENTVKVPAGSQNADVVRVKGLGMPRLNRSDRGDLFVHIGVEIPRKLTKRQRELLEEFAKESGEQTAEYKSPVQKLKDWLHG, encoded by the coding sequence GTGCCAGCAGGTACTCAGAACTACTACGAGCTTCTCGGCGTGGAGAAGACGGCCACCCCTGAGGAGATCAAGAAGGCGTTTCGCCGCAAGGCCCGGGAGCTCCACCCCGACGTCAACAGTGCGCCCGATGCCGAGGATCGGTTCAAAGAGGTCAATGAGGCCTACGACGTGCTCTCCGATACCGGCAAACGGGAGCAGTACGACCGTTTCGGTCGCGTAGGTGGGCCGGCCGGTGGCGGTCCGGGTGGATACCAGTACGCGGACTTCGGCGACCTGTTCGGTGGCGGCGGGCTGAACATGGAAGATCTGTTCAGCGCCTTCTTCGGTGGCGTCAGAGGCGGCACCACGCGACTTGAGGGCCGCGACATGGCCATGCAGATAGTCGTCACCCTCGTCGAGGCGGCCACAGGGGTCGAGAAGGAAGTCGTGCTCGATCGGCTTGCCTCATGCGATGTGTGTGGCGGCAGTGGTTCGGCTGATGACAGTGGTGTCACCACCTGTCCGGACTGCGGTGGTATGGGCCAGCGACGTGAGCAGCGAAAGACGTTCCTGGGCACCATGCAGACGGTCGTTCCCTGCGAGCGTTGCGGCGCGACCGGACACGTCGTCGAGAATCCGTGTGAGGAGTGCCAGGGTTCGGGCCGCGTGCCCGATCGCCAGCACGTGATGGTCAACGTGCCCGCCGGCATTCGGGATGGACAGCAGATTCGCCTGCGCGGGATGGGCGAGGCGGGTATCCGCGGCGCTGCAGCAGGCGACCTGCTTATCGGAGTGCGAGTCGCCGAGGACGAGTATCTGCACCGTGATGGCGATGATCTGCATTGTCGTGCTTCGGTCACCATCGCCCAGGCAGCGCTCGGGGTCGATCTCGCGGTTCATGGGATTCTCGAGGAAAACACCGTCAAGGTGCCCGCCGGATCCCAGAACGCCGACGTGGTTCGTGTGAAGGGTCTCGGCATGCCGCGACTCAATCGTTCAGACCGCGGTGACCTGTTTGTACACATAGGGGTGGAGATCCCGCGCAAACTCACGAAGCGTCAGCGCGAGCTTCTCGAGGAGTTCGCGAAGGAGTCGGGAGAGCAGACGGCCGAGTACAAGAGCCCGGTTCAGAAGCTCAAGGACTGGCTGCACGGGTAG
- the lepA gene encoding elongation factor 4 — MTEASHIRNFSIIAHIDHGKSTLADRILELTHTVESRDMMEQVLDSMDIERERGITIKAQAVRVMYDADDGQTYQLNLIDTPGHVDFTYEVSRSLEACEGVILVVDATQGVEAQTVANALMAMNAHLEIIPLINKIDLPAADPERVRHEIEEGLAVPADEAVLASGKTGEGVRDALEAVVRHVPAPVGHADAPLTALIFDSYFDAYRGVVALVRVFDGSVSKGLKVRLMATDVVTDVEEVGVRRPANVPVDELTVGEVGYLITGLKDPALVKVGDTVTLARGGATEQLPGYREVKPMVFTGLFPIDGDQYPELRDALDKLTLNDPALIYEPESSHALGFGFRVGFLGLLHMEVIKERLEREFDLDLLATAPSVEYHAYLTNGSEIVIHSPQDMPEPSKLDRVEEPFLKTTVIVPPDYVGAVMDLSISRRATFIDMQYLSKTTVELHYEMPLSELIMDFFDQLKSRTKGYASLDYEPIGYRPGNMVKLDILLAGKPVDALSFIVHKDKAYDRGKMLTEKLKTIIPRQMFEVPIQAAIGAKILARETVRAMRKDVIAKCYGGDISRKRKLLEKQKKGKKRMKNIGSVEVPQEAFMAILKVDE; from the coding sequence ATGACTGAAGCCTCCCACATCCGCAACTTCTCTATCATCGCGCACATCGACCACGGCAAGTCGACTCTGGCTGATCGCATCCTCGAGTTGACCCACACGGTCGAGTCCCGCGACATGATGGAGCAGGTCCTCGACTCGATGGATATCGAGCGTGAGCGCGGCATCACGATCAAGGCACAGGCCGTCCGGGTCATGTACGACGCCGACGACGGTCAGACCTACCAGCTCAACCTTATCGACACCCCCGGGCACGTCGACTTCACCTACGAGGTGAGCCGCTCGCTAGAGGCGTGCGAGGGAGTCATCCTCGTCGTCGACGCAACTCAGGGCGTCGAAGCCCAGACTGTCGCTAACGCGCTCATGGCGATGAATGCGCACCTGGAGATAATCCCGCTCATCAACAAGATCGACCTTCCTGCCGCCGATCCCGAGCGAGTGCGCCACGAGATCGAAGAGGGCCTCGCGGTGCCTGCCGATGAAGCCGTGCTGGCATCCGGCAAGACGGGCGAAGGTGTGCGTGACGCACTTGAAGCGGTTGTCCGACACGTGCCCGCACCTGTAGGCCATGCTGACGCTCCGCTGACGGCACTCATCTTCGACAGCTACTTCGACGCGTATCGCGGAGTGGTCGCCCTCGTGCGCGTGTTCGATGGATCCGTGAGCAAGGGGCTCAAGGTCCGACTCATGGCCACAGACGTCGTCACCGACGTCGAGGAGGTCGGAGTACGGCGGCCGGCAAACGTGCCGGTCGACGAGCTCACGGTCGGAGAGGTCGGCTACCTCATCACCGGCCTGAAGGACCCGGCTCTGGTCAAGGTCGGCGACACCGTGACGCTGGCAAGGGGCGGCGCTACCGAGCAGCTGCCCGGCTACCGCGAAGTCAAGCCGATGGTCTTCACCGGGCTGTTTCCCATCGACGGTGACCAGTATCCGGAGCTTCGCGATGCTCTCGACAAGCTGACACTCAACGATCCCGCGCTCATCTACGAGCCCGAGTCGAGTCACGCGTTGGGGTTCGGGTTCCGTGTCGGCTTCCTAGGGTTGCTGCATATGGAAGTCATAAAGGAGCGGCTCGAGCGCGAATTCGACCTCGATCTCCTCGCAACCGCACCCTCGGTCGAGTACCACGCGTACCTCACTAACGGCAGTGAAATAGTCATCCACTCACCGCAAGACATGCCCGAGCCATCGAAGCTCGATCGCGTGGAGGAGCCGTTCCTCAAGACGACGGTCATCGTTCCGCCGGATTACGTGGGCGCAGTCATGGACCTCTCCATCTCACGACGCGCCACCTTCATCGACATGCAGTACCTCTCCAAGACGACGGTTGAGTTGCACTACGAGATGCCGCTGTCCGAGCTGATCATGGACTTCTTCGACCAGCTCAAGAGCCGCACAAAGGGCTATGCATCCCTCGACTACGAACCCATCGGCTATCGTCCGGGCAACATGGTTAAGCTCGACATCCTGCTTGCCGGCAAGCCCGTCGACGCCCTGTCGTTCATCGTGCACAAGGACAAGGCCTACGACCGCGGCAAGATGCTGACCGAGAAGCTCAAGACGATCATTCCGCGCCAGATGTTCGAGGTGCCCATCCAGGCTGCGATTGGAGCCAAGATCCTGGCTCGAGAGACCGTGCGCGCTATGCGCAAGGACGTCATCGCGAAGTGCTACGGCGGTGACATATCGCGGAAGCGCAAGCTGCTTGAGAAGCAGAAGAAGGGCAAGAAGCGGATGAAGAACATCGGCTCTGTCGAGGTTCCTCAAGAGGCTTTCATGGCTATCCTGAAGGTCGACGAATAG
- a CDS encoding ComEA family DNA-binding protein, translating to MLKRLEGGVEELARRAGISGVSGRVVLACGLVLALGVGLALARWMPARADTDASTAILSSEGPSSSATATSSIQTSEPVAAWVHIAGAVRRPGLYSLQAGDRVQAAVDAAGGLLGNAAPEAVNLARVIQDGEQILVPTADEYAQGSGAASTAGGAAPTPAGSMLDINSATAEQLDGLPGVGPATATKIVAERETNGPFSSVEDLGRVAGIGPKKLADLAPLIRVH from the coding sequence GTGTTGAAACGGCTTGAAGGTGGTGTCGAGGAACTCGCACGCCGTGCAGGGATCTCGGGAGTGTCCGGGCGTGTGGTTCTGGCTTGCGGTCTGGTGCTTGCACTTGGAGTGGGGTTGGCGCTGGCTCGCTGGATGCCAGCACGCGCCGACACCGATGCATCGACGGCTATCCTGTCCTCTGAAGGGCCGTCGAGCAGCGCGACGGCCACGTCATCCATTCAGACGAGTGAGCCAGTTGCCGCGTGGGTACACATCGCCGGTGCGGTCAGGCGTCCAGGGCTGTACTCACTGCAGGCGGGTGACCGGGTTCAGGCTGCGGTCGATGCCGCCGGCGGGCTTCTCGGGAATGCCGCTCCGGAGGCGGTCAACCTGGCCCGGGTCATCCAAGACGGGGAGCAGATCCTAGTCCCCACCGCCGACGAGTACGCGCAGGGCTCCGGCGCAGCATCGACGGCCGGGGGCGCCGCACCCACGCCGGCGGGGTCGATGCTTGATATCAATAGTGCGACCGCAGAGCAGTTGGACGGGCTACCCGGCGTCGGGCCGGCCACCGCCACGAAGATCGTGGCCGAGCGGGAGACCAACGGGCCGTTCAGTTCAGTCGAGGACTTGGGTAGGGTTGCCGGTATCGGGCCCAAGAAGCTTGCCGATCTGGCGCCGCTGATCCGTGTGCACTGA
- the hemW gene encoding radical SAM family heme chaperone HemW, with amino-acid sequence MTDPLYSDIDGPTLPAHFYIHIPFCASKCSYCDFASVARPSEDVVRGVFSGIRSQLRRWSLASLDGVVDTVYFGGGTPSRYPEQVTRVLAYMREHISVRSGAEITVEANPDSLDAESVGVFAAAGVTRISVGAQSFDDSVLRVLGRRHDTQAAWDACRAVQDAGLDLSVDLICGVPGQSVTSWSESLARALQTGAGHASIYPLSVEEGTPLAVAIDTGLLDEPDPDMAAEMMVMAESALGYLGLSRYEVANYAEDDEHRSRHNLAYWTGRTYAGIGPAAHGMLDVETARTVGLLDFGATDVARVRYANANNTEEWLVGQGDSVETLTAAQVAREDVMLGLRLVRGVPAEQVEAAGLAGVLTALADDGLVELVNDDSSRPGPHWRTTQRGWLLGNQVFSRVWLAGE; translated from the coding sequence GTGACCGACCCACTGTATAGCGATATCGATGGCCCCACGCTACCCGCGCACTTCTACATCCACATCCCGTTCTGCGCCTCGAAGTGCTCATACTGCGATTTCGCCAGTGTTGCCAGACCGTCCGAGGACGTCGTCCGGGGCGTGTTCAGCGGCATCCGCTCGCAGCTTCGTCGCTGGTCGTTGGCGAGCCTTGACGGGGTGGTCGACACGGTCTATTTCGGTGGCGGCACGCCGTCGCGCTATCCCGAGCAGGTCACGCGCGTTCTTGCGTACATGCGCGAGCACATCAGCGTTCGATCAGGGGCGGAGATCACCGTTGAAGCCAACCCGGACTCGCTTGACGCTGAATCGGTCGGGGTGTTCGCGGCTGCAGGTGTGACCAGAATCAGCGTCGGGGCCCAATCGTTTGACGACAGCGTGCTTCGGGTGCTCGGCAGGCGCCACGACACGCAGGCTGCGTGGGACGCGTGCCGAGCGGTGCAGGATGCGGGGCTTGATCTGTCTGTGGACCTCATCTGCGGCGTGCCGGGGCAGAGCGTCACGTCATGGTCGGAATCCCTTGCACGCGCTCTCCAGACGGGCGCCGGCCATGCGTCGATCTATCCGCTCTCCGTTGAGGAGGGGACTCCGCTTGCCGTCGCGATCGATACCGGCCTGCTCGACGAGCCGGATCCAGACATGGCAGCCGAGATGATGGTCATGGCTGAGTCGGCACTGGGCTATCTGGGTCTGTCTCGCTACGAGGTTGCGAACTACGCCGAGGATGATGAGCACCGATCGAGGCACAACCTGGCGTACTGGACTGGCAGGACGTATGCAGGCATCGGCCCGGCAGCTCACGGCATGCTCGACGTGGAGACGGCGCGCACGGTGGGTCTTCTGGACTTCGGCGCGACGGACGTGGCCCGAGTTCGATACGCCAACGCGAACAACACCGAGGAATGGCTTGTTGGCCAAGGAGACTCGGTGGAGACCCTGACCGCGGCACAGGTTGCCCGCGAAGACGTGATGCTCGGTCTGCGCCTGGTCAGAGGCGTTCCCGCCGAGCAGGTCGAGGCGGCTGGCCTGGCCGGGGTGCTCACTGCGTTGGCCGACGACGGACTCGTCGAGCTCGTTAACGATGACAGCTCCCGCCCGGGCCCTCACTGGCGTACGACGCAACGCGGCTGGCTGCTCGGCAATCAGGTCTTCTCCCGTGTGTGGCTTGCTGGCGAGTGA
- the hrcA gene encoding heat-inducible transcription repressor HrcA, which produces MLNDRRRRVLSALVEEYIASATPVGSKTLVARYELGCSPATVRNELSILEETGFVRQPHVSAGRMPTDTGYRSFVDDLIERGGPARNEDPRSAARFANASEVDDLMRETSVALTQLTNCLAVVSAPSVSLARLRRIDLLALSARRAVFVLITASGQVVNRTIELAENTAPERLAEIERAMNAALDGKHAADIRTLRDAISVGSTGHDGLVTLVIDEILDALDEADRDRFFHVGVPALLAQPEFHDADRARPLIEFLEDGIAVLEALSDALGTREITVRIGHENRRAELGQVSIVAMNYGAGDADGVVGVIGPTRMNYQQAMSAVRAVSDDLTDALG; this is translated from the coding sequence GTGCTCAACGACCGCAGACGACGGGTGCTTTCGGCGCTCGTCGAGGAGTACATAGCGAGCGCCACACCCGTCGGCAGCAAGACGCTGGTCGCTCGATACGAGTTGGGGTGTTCGCCCGCGACCGTGCGCAACGAGCTCTCGATCCTTGAGGAGACGGGCTTCGTTCGGCAACCGCACGTCTCGGCAGGGCGCATGCCCACCGACACCGGTTACCGCAGCTTCGTTGACGACTTGATCGAGCGCGGCGGCCCCGCTCGCAACGAAGACCCCCGTTCGGCAGCGCGCTTCGCGAACGCGTCTGAAGTCGACGATCTCATGCGCGAGACGAGCGTCGCGCTGACGCAACTCACCAACTGCCTCGCGGTCGTCTCGGCGCCGAGCGTGTCGCTCGCTCGGCTGCGCCGCATCGACCTACTTGCGCTTTCGGCACGCAGGGCGGTGTTCGTGCTCATCACCGCCTCGGGCCAGGTCGTGAACCGAACCATCGAGCTCGCCGAGAACACGGCCCCCGAGCGGCTTGCAGAGATCGAGCGCGCCATGAACGCTGCGCTCGACGGCAAGCACGCCGCAGACATCCGAACGCTGCGCGACGCTATCTCGGTAGGGAGTACGGGGCATGACGGGCTCGTTACCCTCGTGATCGACGAGATTCTCGACGCGTTGGATGAGGCCGATCGCGACCGCTTCTTCCACGTTGGAGTGCCCGCCCTGCTGGCGCAGCCCGAGTTTCACGACGCGGATCGTGCCCGCCCGCTCATCGAGTTCCTCGAGGACGGGATAGCGGTCCTTGAGGCGCTCTCAGACGCCCTTGGGACGCGCGAGATCACCGTTCGTATCGGCCACGAGAACCGCAGAGCCGAGCTCGGACAGGTGTCGATTGTTGCCATGAACTACGGAGCGGGAGACGCCGATGGTGTCGTCGGGGTCATCGGCCCGACCAGAATGAACTACCAACAGGCCATGAGCGCGGTGCGCGCGGTTTCAGACGACCTGACCGACGCACTCGGCTAG
- the rpsT gene encoding 30S ribosomal protein S20, which yields MANIKSQKKRVLTNEKAHQRNRAVKSELKTAIKKVHAAVEAGDADAAKAAALTASRLLDKAASKGVIHASQAANRKSGIMKAANGVAA from the coding sequence GTGGCAAACATTAAGAGCCAGAAGAAGCGCGTCCTGACCAACGAGAAGGCGCACCAGCGTAATCGCGCTGTGAAGTCCGAACTCAAGACCGCGATTAAGAAGGTTCACGCCGCGGTTGAGGCCGGAGACGCTGACGCCGCCAAGGCCGCAGCACTCACCGCGTCGCGCCTGCTCGACAAGGCCGCCAGCAAGGGCGTCATTCACGCCTCGCAGGCAGCCAACCGCAAGTCCGGCATCATGAAGGCTGCCAACGGCGTCGCTGCCTAG
- the holA gene encoding DNA polymerase III subunit delta — MYLFISEQELLLDRELYKLKRDVGKLADLDFNSEMFDGENASGDDIVAACNTLPFASERRLVVVRNVEKLNKDDAEALVTYVQSPAESTILALAAKKLAKNTRLYKAAEKSGSLVVKTAPKASELPAEVQSMFSKRGRTITRDGAELLVRSVGQDLWRLSAEVDKAVAFVGNRKEVSASDIEQITATTAATSVFELGAALGDRDAARALRLLDRLVGDGESVYGIHAMALRQIRDLIAARALLDRGEGSTASIAAALGRPDWQVRNLPRQAKNYSSDELVGALRAACESEAQMKTSRDARLVFECWIVKVCS; from the coding sequence GTGTATCTGTTCATCAGCGAACAAGAGCTCCTCCTCGACAGGGAGTTGTACAAGCTCAAGCGGGATGTCGGCAAGCTGGCCGATCTCGATTTCAACTCAGAGATGTTCGACGGTGAGAACGCGAGCGGTGACGACATCGTCGCCGCCTGCAATACGCTCCCGTTCGCATCGGAGCGCCGTTTGGTTGTGGTACGGAACGTTGAGAAGCTCAACAAGGATGACGCTGAAGCGCTGGTTACGTACGTGCAAAGCCCCGCCGAGTCGACCATCCTCGCTCTCGCCGCCAAGAAGCTGGCAAAGAACACTCGTTTGTACAAGGCCGCCGAGAAGTCCGGTTCACTCGTGGTCAAGACCGCACCCAAAGCCTCTGAGCTACCCGCCGAAGTCCAGAGCATGTTCAGCAAGCGCGGTCGAACCATCACACGAGACGGCGCAGAGCTCCTGGTCCGCTCGGTCGGGCAGGATTTGTGGCGTCTGTCCGCAGAGGTGGATAAGGCCGTCGCCTTCGTCGGCAATCGAAAAGAGGTGTCTGCGAGCGACATCGAGCAGATCACGGCGACCACGGCTGCCACATCGGTGTTCGAACTCGGTGCTGCGCTCGGTGATAGGGATGCCGCTCGCGCTTTGCGGTTGCTGGACCGGCTGGTTGGAGATGGCGAGTCCGTATATGGGATTCACGCCATGGCCCTTCGCCAGATCCGTGACCTGATCGCTGCTCGTGCGCTTCTCGATCGTGGCGAGGGGAGCACTGCTTCTATCGCGGCGGCCTTAGGGCGACCGGACTGGCAGGTGCGCAACCTGCCGCGGCAGGCCAAGAACTACTCGTCCGATGAGTTGGTTGGCGCGCTCAGGGCCGCCTGCGAGTCCGAGGCACAAATGAAAACGAGCCGGGATGCCCGACTCGTTTTCGAATGCTGGATTGTGAAGGTGTGCAGCTAG
- a CDS encoding 16S rRNA (uracil(1498)-N(3))-methyltransferase, producing MSRHRFFLIEAVPAVSDGGVVRIPLSESDRHHAVDVLRVRVGEEIDVVDPAGSVLRVRVDSALGGEVLGVVVGEAQPDPEVRTPRVTLVFGVSKGSKNDEIVEAVCELGVEVVVPVLTARSVVKYDAEKRADRGERWRRIALAAAKQSKRTTIPTVLDPLSLGGAGDLFAGYDAVLVAWEDAGSTAQGAREALASFDSLPADARVCVVVGPEGGFAAEEVDRLVAGGARIFTLGPTVLRVATAATVAVAIVTHELGGLGNVR from the coding sequence ATGTCGAGACACCGATTCTTCCTCATCGAAGCGGTCCCCGCCGTCTCCGACGGTGGCGTCGTTCGCATACCACTCTCAGAGTCCGACAGGCATCATGCCGTCGACGTCTTGCGCGTGCGGGTTGGCGAGGAGATCGACGTTGTCGATCCAGCGGGTAGCGTGCTGCGAGTGCGCGTTGACTCGGCGTTGGGCGGCGAGGTCCTGGGCGTGGTGGTCGGCGAGGCCCAGCCGGACCCCGAAGTGCGCACGCCGCGGGTCACGCTCGTCTTCGGGGTGTCCAAGGGATCCAAGAACGACGAGATCGTCGAAGCCGTCTGTGAGCTGGGTGTTGAGGTGGTCGTTCCGGTTCTCACAGCTCGAAGTGTCGTCAAGTACGACGCTGAGAAGCGTGCCGACCGGGGTGAACGCTGGCGGCGCATCGCGCTGGCGGCAGCGAAGCAGTCCAAGCGCACCACGATTCCGACGGTCCTCGACCCACTGAGCCTTGGCGGCGCCGGCGACCTGTTCGCCGGGTACGACGCCGTTCTCGTGGCGTGGGAAGACGCCGGATCCACGGCGCAGGGTGCCCGAGAGGCCCTGGCCTCGTTCGATTCGCTACCCGCTGACGCCAGGGTGTGCGTCGTTGTCGGACCGGAGGGGGGCTTCGCCGCCGAGGAGGTCGACAGACTCGTTGCGGGTGGTGCGCGGATCTTCACGCTCGGACCCACCGTGCTCCGTGTGGCGACTGCAGCAACGGTTGCGGTGGCGATCGTCACGCACGAGCTCGGCGGACTCGGAAACGTGAGGTGA
- a CDS encoding DNA internalization-related competence protein ComEC/Rec2, which translates to MCTEDAKIRPFRPSISPLVWVALTLWGGIWVGQWLQWEAYCGRPLPVEWVVLCAALLVPVVAMLVRTGRLVAVVCVLALFAGATLGWLQWGVWARGAAMLSASAPTQFQVEVLGDESVSDFGSSSECRLLTGAARGARVVMQWPEGAVPPLGSSVSAYGHFKAAPVDARGARLSRDCAVGYVRARALREVTWAPTIRGALGPLRLWASRKLGEVPGAGGALLAGVVLGDRRRLAGTEADTDFRTTGLTHVVAVSGSHLVVVAAVAGWLLGMAGLGRVPRGLGVALVVGAYVVLSGVQPSAVRAWVMAVSAATAWAVGRRTDGGSVLAVAAGGILLTAPSAAFDLGFQLSVAAVAGLVFLGRLVEEWACVVTGRRLEWLAAPVALTLAATLATAPITVGVFGMLSLVSPLANVIVGPLVSGALVGGLLALAGSALSGALGAALLKLASLPAHLSVWVAHRLASLPFAAVATAMPWTASAACLCAAALVWAIWPSPTRFRARVAAACIGVACVGLAIGPPAPRGLSITMLDVGQGDAILLRDGGRSLLVDAGPSSGAMREGIARAGVRRLDALVVTHLHADHYGGMGGLAGVVDVGAVFAPEGALDAPSDFSMAAAELVGEDDVSTLRAGRELVLGATTVRVLWPMDSVDDPAENSASVVLLVRRGTFECVLTGDAESDVLDTLVGSAAIGDVDVLKVGHHGSRGAASPESLRIMSPLVALISVGAGNRFGHPTPEMLSLLQAAHARIIRTDESGDVTLHIADDGTFSVTADGRRANGAAHLFRRVIGAPIDPLCAKLIDVCNAPYAPPTTGVPPRGKRTQRLSAGVSVHQRTRAPPRQGVVQAQAGCRQAGRSRFQLRDVRR; encoded by the coding sequence GTGTGCACTGAGGACGCGAAGATTCGGCCGTTTCGGCCCTCGATATCGCCTCTCGTGTGGGTGGCGCTGACGCTGTGGGGCGGAATCTGGGTGGGCCAGTGGTTGCAGTGGGAGGCCTACTGCGGACGCCCACTGCCTGTGGAATGGGTGGTGTTGTGTGCCGCCCTGCTGGTTCCGGTTGTGGCCATGCTGGTACGCACTGGGCGCTTGGTTGCGGTCGTGTGCGTACTTGCCTTGTTCGCAGGAGCGACCCTGGGTTGGCTGCAGTGGGGCGTCTGGGCGCGTGGGGCAGCCATGCTTTCGGCTTCAGCGCCTACTCAGTTCCAAGTCGAGGTTCTCGGAGACGAGTCCGTCTCCGACTTCGGCTCCAGTTCTGAGTGTCGGCTGCTCACCGGCGCCGCACGAGGTGCCCGTGTGGTCATGCAGTGGCCGGAAGGCGCGGTGCCGCCCCTGGGATCCTCAGTGAGTGCATACGGCCACTTCAAGGCCGCGCCTGTAGACGCACGCGGCGCACGCCTGTCTCGGGATTGTGCGGTCGGATACGTCCGAGCTCGTGCACTGCGAGAGGTGACGTGGGCGCCGACTATCCGCGGCGCGCTGGGCCCACTGCGACTCTGGGCGTCCCGTAAGCTGGGAGAGGTGCCGGGAGCAGGCGGTGCACTGCTCGCAGGCGTCGTGCTGGGAGATCGGAGACGTCTCGCTGGGACTGAGGCCGATACGGACTTCCGGACGACCGGGTTGACCCACGTGGTTGCCGTGTCAGGCAGCCACTTGGTTGTCGTAGCAGCTGTGGCGGGGTGGTTGCTCGGGATGGCCGGGTTGGGTCGCGTCCCGCGTGGTCTTGGCGTCGCGCTGGTGGTCGGGGCATACGTGGTGCTCTCGGGGGTGCAGCCGTCAGCGGTGCGTGCGTGGGTGATGGCGGTGTCTGCGGCCACTGCATGGGCGGTGGGCAGGCGCACTGATGGAGGCTCGGTGCTTGCGGTCGCTGCAGGCGGGATACTGCTGACCGCACCGAGCGCCGCATTCGACCTTGGCTTCCAGCTCTCAGTGGCTGCCGTCGCGGGTCTCGTCTTCCTCGGGAGACTGGTTGAGGAGTGGGCGTGCGTGGTCACCGGTCGACGGCTTGAGTGGCTTGCCGCACCCGTCGCTTTGACCCTCGCGGCCACCCTTGCGACCGCTCCGATCACGGTCGGGGTGTTCGGCATGCTCTCTCTCGTGTCGCCTTTGGCGAACGTTATCGTCGGCCCCTTGGTCTCGGGAGCCTTGGTGGGTGGACTCCTGGCTCTCGCGGGAAGTGCGCTGTCAGGCGCCCTCGGTGCGGCCCTCCTGAAGCTTGCGTCGCTGCCTGCCCATCTCTCGGTTTGGGTGGCGCACAGATTGGCATCATTACCGTTCGCTGCCGTTGCCACCGCAATGCCGTGGACCGCCTCGGCCGCTTGTCTGTGCGCTGCAGCTCTCGTCTGGGCGATCTGGCCCTCGCCGACACGATTCAGGGCACGGGTCGCAGCCGCCTGCATCGGGGTCGCTTGCGTCGGCTTGGCGATCGGCCCACCCGCGCCTCGAGGTTTGAGCATCACGATGCTCGACGTCGGTCAGGGCGACGCGATCCTTCTGAGAGACGGCGGCAGGTCGCTCCTGGTGGACGCGGGTCCTTCCTCCGGGGCGATGAGGGAGGGGATCGCGCGCGCCGGCGTGCGCCGGTTGGACGCGCTGGTGGTCACGCACCTTCATGCAGATCATTACGGCGGGATGGGCGGTCTTGCGGGCGTCGTCGATGTCGGGGCGGTGTTCGCTCCGGAAGGCGCACTCGATGCACCTTCTGACTTCTCGATGGCCGCCGCCGAACTCGTCGGCGAGGATGATGTCTCGACGCTTCGAGCAGGTCGCGAGCTTGTGCTCGGTGCGACCACTGTCCGTGTGCTGTGGCCCATGGATTCAGTGGACGACCCCGCCGAGAACTCGGCTAGCGTGGTGCTGCTCGTGCGACGCGGAACCTTCGAGTGTGTGCTCACGGGCGATGCAGAGTCTGACGTGCTCGATACGCTGGTGGGTTCGGCGGCCATCGGCGATGTGGATGTGCTGAAGGTGGGTCACCATGGCAGCAGGGGAGCCGCAAGTCCGGAGAGCCTGCGCATCATGTCGCCGCTTGTGGCGCTGATCAGCGTTGGTGCGGGAAACCGATTCGGTCACCCAACGCCGGAGATGCTCAGCCTGCTGCAGGCGGCCCACGCGCGCATCATTCGCACCGACGAGTCAGGCGACGTCACTCTCCACATCGCGGACGATGGCACATTCTCGGTGACCGCGGACGGCCGGCGTGCGAACGGCGCGGCGCATCTCTTCCGCCGCGTCATCGGTGCCCCAATCGACCCGCTCTGTGCGAAACTGATTGACGTCTGTAATGCGCCGTATGCACCCCCGACGACCGGAGTCCCGCCCCGTGGCAAACGAACTCAAAGACTATCGGCCGGTGTATCTGTTCATCAGCGAACAAGAGCTCCTCCTCGACAGGGAGTTGTACAAGCTCAAGCGGGATGTCGGCAAGCTGGCCGATCTCGATTTCAACTCAGAGATGTTCGACGGTGA